The Pseudomonas sp. GD03919 region ACCGTCCACTTCCCGCTCGGCAAGGTCGTCTGCATCGGCCGCAACTACGCCGAGCATGCCGCCGAACTGAACAACCCGGTGCCCACCGAGCCGCTGCTGTTCATCAAACCCGGCTCCTGCGTGGTGCCGCTAGAGGGTGGCTTTGTCATCCCCGAGGATCGCGGCTCGGTGCATTACGAGGCGGAAATCGCCGTGTTGATCGGCAAGCCACTGTCGAAAAAGCCGGATGCCGAAGAAGTGCGTGACGCCATCAGCGGTTTCGCGCCGGCGCTGGACCTGACCCTGCGCGACGTGCAGGCCAGGCTCAAGGAGAAGGGCTATCCCTGGGAAATCGCCAAGAGTTTCGACGGCGCCTGCGTACTGGCGCCTTTCGTGCCGGGTGATGCCATCGAGGATCTGGCTGATATTGGCATTCGCCTGTTGATCAACGGTGAAACCCGCCAGGACGGCAACAGCCGCGACATGCTCAACCCCATCGTGTCGATGATCCAGCACATGGCCGGGCACTTTGCCCTGCAGCCGGGCGACGTGATTCTCACCGGTACGCCGGTCGGCGTGGGTGCGCTGAACAAGGGCGACGAGTTGGTGCTGGAGCTGGTCGGTCACAGTAGTTTCACCAGCCGCGTGTTATAAGCTCTGACCGCCGCCTTCCAGGCGGCGGAACTCTTCCAGACATCGGATGTCGGATTGCCATCAAGCAGCCGAGCCGTCGCCGATGCCCTCCCTTCGTTCCCGCCTTTCTCGCCCCCGTTACTGGTTGTTCGGCATAGCCGTGCTGGTCGTGGCAACGGTAGTAAAAACTCAGCATTGGGATGATCGCGCCCTGCTCTGGTGGCAGGAGGGGCATACGCCGTTGGTCGAGCGCTTGTCCAGCGTCTGGCTGCCTGGCTACCGTGCGGTGATTCAGGCCAAGGCGTTGTCTGGTCTGGAACAAGATGAAACCTCGGGGCTTACCTACAACCCGGTAACCGGCACCCTCTTTACGGTGACCGGCAAGAACCCTCTGCTGGTGGAACTCTCGCGTGAGGGTGAGGTGTTGCGGCGTATCCAGTTGAAGGGCTTTGCTGACCCGGAAGCGGTGGAGATGATGGACAACGG contains the following coding sequences:
- a CDS encoding fumarylacetoacetate hydrolase family protein; the protein is MSYQHQYVDGTTVHFPLGKVVCIGRNYAEHAAELNNPVPTEPLLFIKPGSCVVPLEGGFVIPEDRGSVHYEAEIAVLIGKPLSKKPDAEEVRDAISGFAPALDLTLRDVQARLKEKGYPWEIAKSFDGACVLAPFVPGDAIEDLADIGIRLLINGETRQDGNSRDMLNPIVSMIQHMAGHFALQPGDVILTGTPVGVGALNKGDELVLELVGHSSFTSRVL